In one Balaenoptera musculus isolate JJ_BM4_2016_0621 chromosome 2, mBalMus1.pri.v3, whole genome shotgun sequence genomic region, the following are encoded:
- the EIF2B2 gene encoding translation initiation factor eIF-2B subunit beta, with product MPGAEAKDSELSERIESFVEALKRGGGRHSSEDMARETLGLLRRIITDHRWSNAGELMELIRREGRRMTAAQPSETTVGNMVRRVLRIIREEYGRLHGRSDESDQQESLHKLLTSGGLSEDFRSHYAQLQSNIIEAINELLVELEGTTENIAAQALEHIHSNEVIMTIGFSRTVEAFLKEAARKRKFHVIVAECAPFCQGHEMAVNLSKTGIETTVMTDAAIFAVMSRVNKVIIGTKTILANGALRAVTGTHTLALAAKHHSTPLIVCAPMFKLSPQFPNEEDSFHKFVAPEEVLPFTEGDILEKVSVHCPVFDYVPPELITLFISNIGGNAPSYIYRLMSELYHPDDHVL from the exons ATGCCGGGGGCTGAGGCCAAGGACTCGGAGTTGTCCGAGAGGATCGAGAGTTTCGTGGAGGCACTGAAGCGGGGCGGCGGGCGGCACAGCTCCGAGGACATGGCCCGGGAGACCCTGGGGCTGCTGCGCCGGATCATCACGGACCACCGCTGGAGCAATGCAG GGGAGCTGATGGAATTGATCCGCAGAGAAGGCCGGAGGATGACGGCCGCTCAACCCTCGGAGACCACCGTGGGCAACATGGTGCGGAGAGTGCTCAGGATCATCCGGGAGGAGTATGGCAG ACTCCACGGACGCAGCGACGAGAGCGATCAGCAGGAGTCCCTGCACAAACTCTTGACATCCGGGGGCCTGAGCGAGGATTTCCGCTCCCATTATGCTCAACTCCAGTCCAACATCATTGAAGCAATTAATGAGCTGCTTGTGGAACTGG AAGGGACAACGGAGAACATCGCAgcccaggctctggagcacaTCCACTCCAATGAGGTGATCATGACCATTGGCTTCTCCCGAACAGTGGAGGCCTTCCTCAAAGAGGCTGCCCGAAAGAGGAAATTCCATGTCATCGTGGCAGAGTGTGCGCCTTTTTGTCAG GGTCATGAGATGGCAGTCAATTTGTCCAAAACAGGTATTGAGACAACTGTCATGACGGATGCTGCCATTTTTGCTGTTATGTCAAGAGTCAACAAG GTGATCATTGGCACAAAGACCATCCTGGCCAACGGTGCCCTGAGAGCTGTGACAGGAACTCATACTCTAGCACTGGCAGCAAAACACCATTCCACCCCACTCATCGTCTGTGCACCTATGTTCAAGCTTTCCCCACAG TTCCCCAATGAAGAAGATTCATTTCACAAGTTTGTGGCTCCTGAAGAAGTCCTGCCTTTCACAGAAG GGGACATCTTGGAGAAGGTCAGTGTTCATTGCCCTGTGTTTGACTACGTCCCCCCAGAGCTCATTACCCTCTTTATCTCCAACATTGGTGGGAATGCACCTTCCTACATCTATCGCCTGATGAGTGAACTCTACCATCCTGATGATCATGTCCTATGA